In the Perca flavescens isolate YP-PL-M2 chromosome 20, PFLA_1.0, whole genome shotgun sequence genome, one interval contains:
- the mrps26 gene encoding small ribosomal subunit protein mS26 gives MFQVIGGRSIQVARLLAPRSAVLVEAVRGRKSRTDPVAKSKEGRIKVPPPVDPVEMVVLKERYTEYQMMMRALRLEFKEEVLRKKYEEETGSLAEERARQEAEEHRALMAFNNQENLRMLKLRILRIQKEKEEAERKKVEAAIQREQEQQESIKEKERDILKLQEEAKNFITLENLDQRIEEALDNPKNYNFAIDKEGRVVKQTMLQ, from the exons ATGTTCCAGGTAATTGGCGGGAGGAGCATCCAGGTGGCCCGGCTCCTCGCACCCAGGAGCGCCGTGCTCGTGGAGGCTGTCCGGGGAAGAAAGTCCCGCACAGACCCGGTGGCCAAGTCTAAAGAGGGGCGAATAAAAGTTCCTCCCCCGGTCGACCCGGTGGAGATGGTCGTCCTCAAGGAGAGATACACGGAGTACCAGATGATGATGAGGGCGCTTCG GCTGGAGTTTAAGGAGGAGGTGCTTCGGAAGAAGTACGAGGAGGAGACGGGCTCCCTGGCGGAGGAGAGGGCGAGACAGGAGGCGGAGGAGCATCGCGCCCTCATGGCCTTTAACAACCAGGAGAACCTCCGCATGCTCAAACTCCG GATTTTGAGGATCCAGAAGGAAAAGGAGGAAGCTGAGCGCAAGAAGGTAGAAGCTGCCATTCAACGTGAACAAGAGCAGCAAGAATccatcaaagaaaaagagagggacattttaaaattgcag GAGGAGGCCAAGAACTTCATCACATTGGAGAACTTGGATCAGCGTATAGAAGAAGCTCTGGACAATCCAAAGAATTACAACTTTGCCATTGACAAAGAAGGGAGAGTTGTTAAACAGACAATGCTGCAGTAA